Proteins from a genomic interval of Zingiber officinale cultivar Zhangliang chromosome 2A, Zo_v1.1, whole genome shotgun sequence:
- the LOC122043911 gene encoding cell division cycle protein 48 homolog — protein sequence MDGLKSRAHVIVIGATNRPNSIDPALRRFGRFDREIDIGVPDEVGRLEVLRIHTKNMKLSNDVDLERIAKDTHGYVGADLAALCTEAALQCIREKMDIIDLEDESIDAEILNSLSVTNEHFKTALGSSNPSALRETVVEIPNVSWDDIGGLENVKRELQEIRTVDVLTQKTRHLKVKST from the exons ATGGATGGGTTGAAGTCTCGTGCTCATGTAATTGTCATTGGGGCTACGAACAGGCCAAATAGTATCGATCCAGCTCTTAGACGATTCGGTAGGTTTGACAGAGAAATTGACATTGGTGTTCCTGATGAGGTTGGCCGATTGGAGGTTCTTCGCATCCATACTAAGAACATGAAGCTATCTAATGAT GTTGATTTGGAAAGGATTGCTAAGGATACTCATGGCTATGTTGGGGCTGACCTTGCTGCTTTATGCACTGAAGCTGCTCTCCAGTGTATCCGTGAAAAGATGGACATAATTGATCTAGAAGATGAATCAATTGATGCTGAGATTCTCAATTCTTTGTCTGTTACAAATGAACACTTTAAAACTGCTTTGGGATCTAGTAACCCATCTGCCCTCCGTGAAACT GTTGTTGAAATACCAAATGTCAGCTGGGATGATATTGGTGGGCTAGAAAATGTCAAGAGAGAACTACAAGAG attagaacagtggatgttttaactcagaaaactaggcatttgaaggtgaaaa GCACATGA